A DNA window from Mytilus edulis chromosome 14, xbMytEdul2.2, whole genome shotgun sequence contains the following coding sequences:
- the LOC139502661 gene encoding uncharacterized protein: MADNTKSETVESSFEPELEQRIAEIQLNSISNSGPVHDLDEHRKIWLVIGICLHNIITPILRKYVESVMTSLYTSLVNSDQINTQTYPRQLKRHPPQGVHTYYLNYDCINNNKALGRQNHLYDYKVKNAIDLSKLFLLSNMKHYNCFDDTCDASVLLGLVKNVDRFHPSLKTIAESIRSNIRNPWAHCDFKQWNTTKYSQSFSLMENLINKLSLSTSDEKQTLKQLLLWKTNGISFLSGTTLGLEHVKEIQRETCVLAKHAHVLSLHYKEIDMHCQAMDMQILDVNNTLNEWDNILKELTDMKTNIEDKISTLGIRVSENKSQIEEHNTRMEEIDKNMKHCMNFSRDVQTFSLAMQAQLLEIGDRKVSLLSEHKECIPENIRAQHDQYIEEWKKDDALFVDTRAARYTLSSLQSNNCLLVTGSSGTGKSFIVHHIALHLLDKEGYEIIPFVTGPSDIIHYYDPKRKQVFVVDDICGKESINIQIVELWKSYYLNLEKIFLRSHRNSLGKDVFQGTKLLISCRLLIAKDKQFRNIDLFTINECNLLSSNMCLLPYERLQMIQKYLSEEMIHYVESVLENFDFFPLLCCLSKNKTSEELVNLFSSPIEIIKSDVNNIHLQNRFQFCALVLCVLFREGFNEKWVYSKSMPEENKSKIYEIIKELSIDLTIESSRKFLIEGFTILEGTYLKKRGKSYRIIHDKVYTLISVICGEHLTTCFLKYAPTSFVRDNFLFTCCKSKNTDSFILLDEEMEEEYFSRLYNDLKNRNLDSTFHNKLLKYKSFRNKLLEYLRQNEEAMGLLKDMNRNGFEVAKTSLIKYKYFRNFTNPMIEASEEGFPDILKFLIDIEFDEEYIDTSIYTLYTACRAGNVDIVKLLLNENTAIRFACTSIIALDPTVGLPLLLVSCMEGHTSVVKLLLDGIPDLVQCIQRDEESRVHHANEVGYTDLDNLFYMSQGIDFPNFCVHGKSPIYMACYKGHFDIVEILLNNDAHTSILCDRSLLAKACKDGYAKILKLLIKNYKPTIDLDGNTLLVEACIKGHTEIVDVLLDNYTNEFHYELNCRLPLLIACQKGHSDMVRLLLEYSGYGVRCHSDERAACTLLIASEMEYEDQEKMVSEYNSHAKLYGYSNLCIADYIEEENKLSFKVESGCYSKYAKLLLQMTCYIGHFRTVRVLLEYNFDVNQCNSYGVSSLYAACVKGHTNIVNLLLVEKADVSRCDKFGKSPLFVACENGHADIVKLLLKHNAEISPCGKSKKSPFFVACEKGHADIVQILMKTNRNIYQSDRFGRSPLYIACKEGHAKIVNILLSNNSNISFHNRYGKSAMCAACENGHLRTVNLLLKNNIGFSHCVYGEFPLIITALGRGHVDIANMLVQNKAGQCQCDSLNRRQCLAVCEKQYITILKLLEELSIGNATSFADESGVVEILLYTPPEDPNKVMCLPRQRLYTDIFNLFAEMEKTK, translated from the exons ATGGCCGATAACACTAAGTCTGAAACAGTAGAGAGTTCTTTTGAACCAGAATTGGAACAACGAATTGCTGAAATACAATTGAATAGTATTTCAAACAGCG GTCCTGTTCATGATTTGGATGAACATCGGAAAATATGGTTGGTCATTGGTATATGTCTACATAACATTATCACGCCTATTTTAAGGAAGTATGTTGAATCCGTCATGACGTCTCTCTATACATCACTTGTCAATTCAGACCAGATCAATACACAGACCTATCCACGACAACTTAAGCGTCATCCGCCTCAAGGAGTTCATACCTATTACCTAAACTACGACTGCATTAATAACAATAAAGCGCTTGGTCGACAAAATCATTTGTATGACTACAAAGTTAAGAATGCTATAGATTTGTCGAAATTATTTTTGCTCTCCAACATGAAACACTATAATTGTTTTGACGATACATGCGATGCCTCAGTGTTACTTGGACTTGTCAAAAATGTAGACAGATTTCATCCGAGCTTAAAGACTATTGCAGAAAGT ATTAGATCGAACATAAGAAATCCCTGGGCACATTGTGATTTTAAACAATGGAATACTACGAAGTATTCGCAATCATTCAGTTTGATGGAAAACCTTATAAATAAATTGAGCCTCAGTACTTCCGACGAAAAGCAGACATTGAAACAACTCTTGTTATGGAAaacaaatg GAATAAGTTTTTTGTCAGGAACAACTCTCGGTTTGGAACATGTCAAAGAAATTCAAAGAGAAACATGTGTTCTAGCTAAACATGCACACGTATTGTCGTTGCATTATAAAGAAATTGATATGCATTGTCAAGCAATGGATATGCAAATTTTGGATGTAAACAATACTCTAAATGAATGGGACAACATACTCAAAGAGTTAACCGACATGAAGACAAATATTGAAGACAAAATCAGCACATTGGGAATACGTGTTTCCGAAAACAAATCT caAATAGAAGAACACAATACAAGAATGGAAGAAATAG acaaaaacatGAAACATTGCATGAACTTCTCTCGTGATGTTCAAACATTCTCGTTAGCAATGCAAGCTCAATTGTTGGAGATTGGTGATAGAAAGGTGTCTTTGTTATCAGAACACAAAGAATGTATTCCTGAGAATATAAGag CTCAACATGACCAATACATCGAGGAGTGGAAGAAAGACGATGCATTATTTGTAGATACCAGGGCAGCTAGATATACGCTATCATCTCTACAATCTAATAATTGTCTTCTTGTAACTGGTAGCTCAGGGACAGGAAAATCTTTTATTGTTCACCATATTGCATTACATCTGCTTGATAAGGAAGGATATGAAATAATACCGTTTGTTACCGGACCATCAGACATAATACACTATTATGATCCCAAAAGGAAACAGGTATTTGTTGTTGACGATATATGTGGTAAAGAATCTATAAACATACAGATTGTTGAGCTCTGGAAATCATACTacttaaatttagaaaaaatatttttgcgaAGTCATAGGAACTCTCTAGGCAAAGATGTATTTCAAGGTACAAAATTGTTAATTTCGTGCAGACTTTTAATCGCTAAGGATAAACAATTTCGAAACATCGACTTGTTCACAATAAATGAATGTAACTTGCTCTCGTCTAATATGTGTCTCTTACCGTATGAAAGATTGCAAATGATACAGAAGTATCTCTCGGAAGAAATGATTCATTACGTGGAAAGTGTattagaaaattttgatttttttcctcttCTATGTTGTCTTTCTAAAAACAAGACGTCTGAGGAACTTGTTAATCTATTTTCTTCTCCGATCGAAATTATTAAAAGTGATGTGAAtaatatacatttgcaaaatagaTTCCAGTTCTGCGCATTGGTTCTATGTGTATTGTTCAGAGAAGGATTCAACGAAAAATGGGTATATTCCAAATCTATGCCTgaagaaaataaatctaaaatctatgaaataataaaagaattgAGTATAGACTTAACTATTGAATCGTCAAGGAAGTTTTTAATCGAAGGGTTTACAATCTTGGAGggaacatatttgaaaaaaagaggtAAAAGCTATCGAATTATTCATGATAAAGTATACACTTTAATATCAGTAATTTGTGGTGAGCATTTGACAACTTGTTTCTTGAAATACGCTCCTACCTCATTTGTACGTGATAATTTCCTATTTACATGTTGCAAATCAAAGAATACAGACAGTTTCATTTTACTCGATGAAGAAATGGAGGAAGAATATTTCAGCAGGCTGTATAATGATTTAAAGAATAGAAATTTGGACAGTACATTTCATAAtaaacttttgaaatataaatcattCAGGAATAAGTTATTAGAATATTTGAGGCAAAACGAAGAAGCAATGGGTTTGTTAAAAGATATGAATAGAAACGGTTTTGAGGTAGCAAAAACAagtctaataaaatataaatattttcggAATTTTACAAATCCGATGATAGAAGCATCAGAAGAGGGTTTCCCAGATATATTAAAATTCTTAATAGATATAGAATTTGATGAGGAATATATAGACACAAGTATATACACTTTATATACAGCGTGTCGCGCAGGGAATGTCGACATtgttaaacttttattaaatgaaaatactGCTATACGGTTTGCATGTACAAGTATTATCGCACTGGATCCGACAGTTGGCCTACCACTACTGCTCGTGTCTTGTATGGAAGGTCACACTTCTGTAGTAAAACTTTTACTCGATGGTATACCAGATCTTGTTCAGTGTATTCAAAGAGACGAGGAGTCCCGTGTTCACCATGCTAATGAAGTTGGATATACAGACCTAGATAATTTATTCTACATGTCTCAAGGCATTGATTTCCCTAATTTTTGCGTGCATGGAAAATCTCCAATATATATGGCATGTTATAAAGGACATTTTGACATAGTGGAAATACTACTTAATAATGATGCTCACACTTCAATTCTGTGTGACAGGTCATTGCTTGCGAAGGCTTGCAAAGACGGCTATGCAAAGATACTGAAACTTTTAATAAAGAATTATAAACCAACTATTGATCTCGATGGAAATACACTTTTGGTAGAAGCTTGCATAAAAGGACATACTGAAATAGTGGACGTTTTATTAGACAATTACACTAATGAATTTCACTATGAATTGAATTGTAGACTTCCGTTACTCATAGCTTGTCAGAAAGGACATTCAGACATGGTTAGATTGCTATTGGAGTACAGTGGTTATGGTGTTCGATGTCATTCAGATGAACGTGCGGCATGTACACTGCTAATTGCCAGTGAAATGGAATACGAAGATCAAGAGAAAATGGTATCTGAATATAATTCGCATGCCAAACTATATGGATATTCAAATTTATGTATTGCCGATTAtatagaagaagaaaacaaattatcTTTCAAAGTTGAAAGTGGCTGTTACAGCAAGTATGCGAAACTATTACTACAAATGACATGTTACATTGGACATTTTAGAACAGTGCGGGTCTTACTTGAATACAACTTTGACGTGAATCAATGTAACAGTTACGGAGTATCATCTTTATACGCTGCGTGTGTGAAAGGACACACAAATATAGTTAATCTATTATTGGTAGAAAAGGCTGATGTTTCACGATGTGATAAATTTGGAAAGTCCCCTCTATTTGTAGCCTGTGAGAACGGACATGCTGATATTGTTAAACTGTTACTAAAGCACAATGCCGAAATTTCTCCATGTGGGAAAAGTAAAAAGTCACCTTTTTTCGTGGCTTGTGAAAAAGGACATGCAGATATTGTCCAAATTCTaatgaaaacaaacagaaacatTTATCAGAGTGACAGATTTGGGCGATCACCATTGTATATTGCATGTAAAGAGGGACATGCTAAAATAGTGAATATCTTATtatcaaacaattcaaatattTCTTTCCATAATAGGTACGGAAAATCCGCAATGTGCGCTGCTTGTGAAAATGGACATTTACGAACAGTAAATCTTTTACTGAAAAACAACATTGGTTTCTCTCATTGTGTTTATGGGGAGTTTCCATTAATAATAACAGCTCTTGGAAGAGGGCACGTCGATATAGCAAACATGTTGGTGCAGAATAAAGCTGGTCAATGTCAGTGTGATTCGTTAAATCGTAGGCAATGCCTTGCTGTTTGTGAAAAGCAATATATaaccattttaaaattattagaaGAGTTAAGCATTGGAAATGCAACGTCATTTGCTGATGAATCTGGTGTGGTTGAAATTTTATTATACACTCCTCCAGAAGATCCAAACAAAGTAATGTGTTTACCTCGTCAACGTTTATATACCGATATATTCAATCTCTTCGCTGAAatggaaaaaacaaaatga